From one Catellatospora sp. IY07-71 genomic stretch:
- a CDS encoding DinB family protein, which translates to MIDEPLVPVVRTRPPEDGTERQTLTGMLDFLRATVLLKVAGLTDEQAFSRPVPASALTPAGLVKHLTGVERFWFGIDFAGLDLPWPWSAEQPHGGFPLAPDDTLADIVAAYETECARSRTVAEGAADLDERAHGEGNSFTLRYALTHMIEETARHCGHLDLMRESIDGQAGQ; encoded by the coding sequence ATGATCGACGAACCTCTCGTACCGGTGGTGCGCACCCGCCCGCCCGAGGACGGCACCGAGCGGCAGACGCTCACCGGCATGCTCGACTTCCTGCGGGCCACGGTGCTGCTCAAGGTCGCCGGGCTGACCGACGAGCAGGCGTTCTCCCGGCCCGTGCCCGCCTCCGCGCTGACCCCGGCCGGCCTGGTCAAACACCTGACCGGGGTCGAGCGCTTCTGGTTCGGCATCGACTTCGCCGGGCTGGACCTGCCGTGGCCGTGGAGCGCGGAGCAGCCGCACGGCGGCTTCCCGCTCGCACCGGACGACACGCTCGCGGACATCGTCGCGGCCTACGAGACCGAGTGCGCGCGGTCCCGCACGGTCGCCGAGGGCGCTGCCGACCTGGACGAGCGGGCCCACGGCGAGGGCAACAGCTTCACGCTGCGGTACGCGCTGACGCACATGATCGAGGAGACCGCACGGCACTGCGGCCACCTCGACCTGATGCGCGAGAGCATCGACGGCCAGGCCGGGCAGTAG
- a CDS encoding sigma-70 family RNA polymerase sigma factor: protein MRSDTSLARAAAAGDREAFDRLYRMYRPGLLGFVYRQVGDHHLAEDLVQETFLIAWRDLAKLRDPQAVRTWLFSIAYKRSMSAVAQTVPAPLPDATLLPDDAPGRHPERAAEQREAAELVWAAAHGLQPRQRAVLELAVRWELSSREIGEVLGVGTAHAAVLVHRSRTALGGAVRTVLIARRHGRCAGLDAIVHGRRRLTSRERSRVERHVRDCGQCRRLSAHNGAYALLAALFVLADGPVPGAAPVRTAGWSLALPAKIAFACAATAAVVAGVYAIGPLPGGAEVDGTGLAAAVTGPVGSTPGASVAPSSAYPSVAASPTLSPSAKPSPSKAPTTLEGQMLALVNDARRKAGCKALRAEPKLDKAARGHSADMAKRDYFSHETPEGVTPWDRARSAGYDTPSAENIAAGNATAKATFQQWMDSKGHKANILNCSSKSMGVGRATGGTYRYYWTQMFGYK, encoded by the coding sequence ATGCGGTCAGACACGTCCCTGGCCAGGGCCGCCGCGGCAGGAGACCGGGAAGCCTTCGACCGGCTGTACCGCATGTACCGCCCCGGCCTGCTCGGCTTTGTGTACCGGCAGGTCGGTGACCACCACCTCGCCGAGGACCTGGTGCAGGAGACCTTCCTGATCGCCTGGCGGGACCTGGCCAAGCTGCGTGATCCGCAGGCGGTGCGGACCTGGCTGTTCTCCATCGCGTACAAGCGGTCCATGAGCGCCGTGGCGCAGACCGTGCCCGCGCCGCTGCCCGACGCCACGCTGCTGCCCGACGACGCCCCCGGCCGCCATCCCGAGCGCGCCGCCGAGCAGCGCGAGGCCGCCGAGCTGGTCTGGGCCGCCGCGCACGGCCTCCAGCCGCGCCAGCGCGCCGTGCTGGAGCTGGCCGTGCGCTGGGAGCTGTCCAGCCGGGAGATCGGCGAGGTGCTCGGCGTCGGCACCGCCCACGCCGCGGTCCTGGTGCACCGCTCCCGGACGGCCCTCGGCGGCGCGGTGCGCACGGTGCTCATCGCCCGCCGGCACGGCCGCTGCGCCGGGCTCGACGCGATCGTGCACGGCCGCCGCCGGCTCACCTCCCGCGAGCGCTCCCGCGTCGAGCGGCACGTGCGCGACTGCGGCCAGTGCCGCCGCCTCAGCGCGCACAACGGGGCGTACGCGCTGCTCGCCGCGCTGTTCGTGCTCGCCGACGGGCCGGTGCCCGGCGCCGCGCCGGTGCGGACCGCGGGGTGGTCGCTCGCGCTGCCCGCCAAGATCGCGTTCGCGTGTGCCGCGACGGCGGCCGTGGTGGCCGGGGTGTACGCGATCGGCCCGCTGCCCGGCGGCGCCGAGGTCGACGGCACGGGCCTGGCCGCGGCGGTCACCGGGCCCGTCGGGTCCACGCCGGGCGCCTCCGTCGCGCCGTCGTCGGCGTACCCGAGCGTCGCCGCCTCGCCCACGCTGTCGCCGTCGGCGAAGCCCAGCCCCAGCAAGGCGCCGACCACCCTGGAAGGGCAGATGCTCGCGCTGGTCAACGACGCCCGCCGGAAGGCCGGCTGCAAGGCGCTGCGGGCCGAGCCGAAGCTGGACAAGGCGGCCCGCGGGCACAGCGCCGACATGGCCAAGCGCGACTACTTCTCCCACGAGACCCCCGAGGGCGTCACCCCGTGGGACCGCGCCCGCTCCGCGGGCTACGACACGCCCTCGGCCGAGAACATCGCCGCCGGCAACGCCACCGCCAAGGCCACCTTCCAGCAGTGGATGGACTCCAAGGGCCACAAGGCCAACATCCTGAACTGCTCGTCCAAGTCCATGGGCGTGGGCCGCGCCACCGGCGGCACCTACCGCTACTACTGGACCCAGATGTTCGGCTACAAGTGA
- a CDS encoding sulfite exporter TauE/SafE family protein has protein sequence MDWTLGLGESLVVLAAGAAAGGINAVVGSGTLVTFPVLLALGYPPVVANVSNTVGLVPGSLSGAYAYRKDLAGHGPLLLRLGTASVLGAIVGAVLLLWLPPGAFKAIVPVLIGLALVLVVAQPWLARRLAARQPDRAHRVGPLLLLGVFGAGVYGGYFGAAQGVLLLGLLGVLLSTDLVWVNGIKNLLAGLVNGVAALLFIALGMVAWQPALLIAAGSVAGGLVGGRWGRRLPPTALRALIVVIGLAAILQLLT, from the coding sequence ATGGACTGGACGCTCGGCCTCGGCGAGTCGCTGGTGGTGCTGGCCGCGGGCGCGGCGGCGGGTGGCATCAACGCGGTGGTCGGCTCCGGCACGCTGGTGACCTTCCCGGTGCTGCTGGCCCTGGGCTACCCGCCGGTGGTCGCCAACGTCTCCAACACCGTCGGCCTGGTGCCGGGCTCGCTGTCCGGGGCGTACGCCTACCGCAAGGACCTCGCCGGGCACGGCCCGCTGCTGCTGCGCCTCGGCACCGCTTCGGTGCTCGGCGCGATCGTGGGCGCGGTGCTGCTGCTGTGGCTGCCGCCGGGCGCGTTCAAGGCGATCGTGCCGGTGCTGATCGGCCTGGCGCTGGTGCTGGTCGTGGCGCAGCCGTGGCTGGCCCGCAGGCTGGCCGCCCGGCAGCCGGACCGCGCGCACCGGGTCGGGCCGCTGCTGCTGCTCGGCGTCTTCGGCGCGGGCGTGTACGGCGGCTACTTCGGCGCGGCCCAGGGCGTGCTGCTGCTCGGGCTGCTCGGCGTGCTGCTGTCCACCGACCTGGTCTGGGTCAACGGCATCAAGAACCTGCTGGCCGGCCTGGTGAACGGGGTCGCCGCGCTGCTGTTCATCGCGCTCGGCATGGTGGCCTGGCAGCCCGCGCTGCTGATCGCGGCCGGCTCGGTCGCCGGCGGCCTCGTCGGCGGCCGCTGGGGCCGCCGCCTGCCCCCCACCGCCCTGCGCGCCCTCATCGTCGTGATCGGCCTCGCCGCCATCCTCCAACTCCTCACCTGA
- a CDS encoding CGNR zinc finger domain-containing protein gives MLFAHDTEVALVAAAALVNTAGSDGEKLPDMAALDEFFQAYGWTGRREHTAAELRGVHELRPRLRRIWELGEAGKDEIVEIVNALLRETNALPQLVKHDEWDYHLHATPSDAPLAARMAVEAAMALVDVVRAGELSRLRICELPGCGNVVVDLSKNRSKRFCDTGCGNRAAVTAYRARKAAAARPTP, from the coding sequence ATGCTCTTTGCCCATGACACGGAGGTGGCGCTCGTGGCGGCGGCGGCGCTGGTCAACACCGCCGGCTCCGACGGCGAGAAGCTGCCCGACATGGCCGCGCTCGACGAGTTCTTCCAGGCGTACGGGTGGACCGGCCGCCGCGAACACACCGCCGCCGAGCTGCGCGGGGTGCACGAGCTGCGCCCCCGGCTGCGCCGGATCTGGGAGCTGGGCGAGGCCGGCAAGGATGAGATCGTCGAGATCGTCAACGCGCTGCTGCGCGAGACGAACGCGCTCCCCCAGCTGGTCAAGCACGACGAGTGGGACTACCACCTGCACGCCACCCCGTCCGACGCGCCGCTGGCCGCCCGGATGGCGGTCGAGGCCGCGATGGCGCTGGTCGACGTGGTACGTGCCGGTGAGCTGAGCCGCCTGCGCATCTGCGAGCTGCCCGGCTGCGGCAACGTCGTGGTCGACCTGTCCAAGAACCGCTCGAAGCGCTTCTGCGACACCGGCTGCGGCAACCGCGCCGCCGTCACCGCCTACCGCGCCCGCAAAGCCGCCGCCGCCCGCCCCACCCCCTGA
- a CDS encoding DMT family transporter: MQTQRSAGVGLGLALLSAATFGTSGTFARSLIEAGWSAEAAVAARVGIAALLLAVPTVLALRGRWHVLRRNLSSVGLFGLLAVAGAQVGFFNAVRYLPIGVALLLEYLGIILVVFWMWARHGQRPRRLTLAGSAAAMVGLFFVLDLTGSDRIDPVGVLWGLGAAVGLAAYFVLSARVDEQLPSVAMASSGMAVGAVVLLALGAFGALPLRAHFGDVVFAGETVSWLVPIVGLSLVAAVISYVAGIGAARILGARLSSFVGLTEVLFAVLFAWLFLGELPVPVQLLGGALIIGGVILVRIDELRAPDPAVAEPLPSRPEPALAGWPR, translated from the coding sequence ATGCAGACCCAACGTTCCGCAGGTGTCGGCCTGGGCCTGGCCCTGCTGTCCGCGGCCACGTTCGGGACGTCCGGCACGTTCGCCCGCTCGCTGATCGAGGCGGGCTGGTCGGCCGAGGCCGCGGTCGCGGCGCGGGTGGGCATCGCCGCCCTCCTGCTCGCCGTGCCCACCGTGCTCGCGCTGCGCGGCAGGTGGCACGTGCTGCGCCGCAACCTGAGCAGCGTCGGCCTGTTCGGGCTGCTCGCCGTCGCGGGCGCACAGGTCGGTTTCTTCAACGCCGTCCGGTATCTACCCATCGGGGTCGCCCTGCTCCTGGAGTACCTCGGCATCATCCTCGTCGTGTTCTGGATGTGGGCGCGGCACGGCCAGCGCCCGCGCCGGCTGACCCTGGCCGGGTCCGCCGCGGCCATGGTGGGCCTGTTCTTCGTGCTGGACCTGACCGGATCCGACCGCATCGACCCGGTCGGCGTGCTGTGGGGCCTGGGCGCGGCGGTCGGCCTGGCGGCGTACTTCGTGCTCTCCGCGCGGGTCGACGAGCAGCTGCCGTCGGTCGCCATGGCCAGCAGCGGCATGGCGGTGGGCGCGGTGGTGCTGCTGGCGCTGGGCGCGTTCGGCGCGCTGCCGCTGCGGGCGCACTTCGGCGACGTGGTGTTCGCCGGGGAGACGGTGAGCTGGCTGGTGCCGATCGTGGGGCTGTCCCTGGTCGCCGCGGTGATCTCGTACGTGGCCGGCATCGGCGCGGCCCGGATCCTGGGCGCCCGGCTGTCCTCGTTCGTCGGGCTGACCGAGGTGCTGTTCGCGGTGCTGTTCGCCTGGCTGTTCCTGGGCGAGCTGCCGGTGCCGGTCCAGCTGCTGGGCGGCGCCCTGATCATCGGCGGCGTGATCCTGGTCCGCATCGACGAGCTGCGCGCCCCGGACCCGGCGGTCGCCGAGCCGCTCCCGTCCCGGCCCGAGCCGGCACTCGCGGGCTGGCCCCGCTGA
- a CDS encoding diguanylate cyclase, protein MQADTADRPRRPSMALRHRVRARWNAASWPHPAWVLAPLARVGPRLTVAFLSVALLLPLIGLVAVDEQYRASLHAAQIEAENVAEQVAHTVAQPAEPGRPVLYEQPAQLQRYVSGVQRDDGRDLEIVGLDRRILADALPDDQGRLFTLDGGGEVAATMRDGQPRSFLEVSPDFPEGIEVMAVPLRAAHDRIVGAVLLEYTPLHRELLAAGGVTRQVIAGASLTGMAAALLLGYLLSRGLVRDLRGLTRTAHLLAAGDDAARARAGSRGELGELAAAFNDMAGRIAAQKATLTELAVRDPLTGLHNRRAFTQRLDEALARSRRSGAPVALLMLDLDHFKDVNDRYGHPAGDQALRTVAALLARELRAVDVAARLGGEEFGVLLPGSDQDEAVLVAERLRVAIARCPIVCASVTLTVTTSIGVVSYPRCACTADELSRLADEALYLAKRGGRDRVCGPPGPDQGPPGQR, encoded by the coding sequence ATGCAGGCCGATACCGCCGACCGGCCGCGACGACCGTCGATGGCGTTACGGCACCGGGTGCGAGCCCGCTGGAACGCTGCGTCGTGGCCGCACCCGGCCTGGGTGCTCGCGCCGCTGGCCCGGGTCGGGCCGCGGCTGACCGTCGCCTTCCTCTCGGTGGCGCTGCTGCTGCCGCTGATCGGCCTGGTCGCGGTGGACGAGCAGTACCGGGCCAGCCTGCACGCGGCACAGATCGAGGCCGAGAACGTCGCCGAGCAGGTCGCGCACACCGTGGCTCAGCCCGCCGAACCCGGCCGCCCGGTGCTCTACGAGCAGCCCGCGCAGCTGCAGCGCTACGTCAGCGGCGTCCAGCGTGACGACGGCCGCGACCTGGAGATAGTCGGCCTGGACCGGCGGATCCTGGCCGACGCGCTGCCGGACGACCAGGGCCGCCTGTTCACGCTCGACGGCGGCGGCGAGGTCGCCGCGACCATGCGCGACGGGCAGCCACGCTCGTTCCTGGAGGTCAGCCCCGACTTCCCGGAAGGTATCGAGGTGATGGCGGTGCCGCTGCGCGCGGCGCACGACCGGATCGTCGGCGCGGTGCTGCTGGAGTACACGCCGCTGCACCGGGAGCTGCTCGCCGCGGGCGGCGTCACCCGGCAGGTCATCGCGGGCGCGAGCCTCACCGGGATGGCGGCCGCGCTGCTGCTCGGCTACCTGCTTTCCCGAGGGCTGGTGCGGGACCTGCGCGGGCTGACCCGGACGGCGCACCTGCTCGCCGCGGGCGACGACGCGGCGCGGGCCCGGGCCGGTTCGCGCGGCGAGCTGGGTGAGCTGGCGGCGGCGTTCAACGACATGGCCGGGCGGATCGCGGCGCAGAAGGCGACCCTGACCGAGCTGGCCGTACGCGATCCGCTGACCGGCCTGCACAACCGGCGCGCGTTCACCCAGCGGCTGGACGAGGCGCTGGCCCGGTCCCGGCGGTCCGGCGCGCCGGTGGCGCTGCTGATGCTGGACCTGGACCACTTCAAGGACGTCAACGACCGGTACGGCCACCCGGCCGGGGACCAGGCGCTGCGTACCGTGGCCGCGCTGCTGGCGCGGGAGCTGCGGGCGGTGGACGTGGCGGCGCGGCTCGGCGGGGAGGAGTTCGGGGTGCTGCTGCCCGGCAGTGACCAGGACGAGGCGGTGCTGGTCGCCGAGCGGCTGCGGGTGGCGATCGCGCGCTGCCCGATCGTGTGCGCGAGCGTGACGCTCACGGTCACCACGAGCATCGGGGTGGTGTCGTATCCGCGCTGCGCGTGCACCGCCGACGAGCTGTCACGGCTCGCCGACGAGGCGCTCTACCTGGCGAAACGGGGCGGGAGGGACCGGGTGTGCGGACCGCCCGGACCGGATCAGGGGCCGCCAGGGCAGCGGTGA
- the eis gene encoding enhanced intracellular survival protein Eis, producing the protein MTYEVRPVRPEEHKLAWDLGSLAFGYHEQAIPDGWAASAPGRTTLGVFDEAGRLVAKAVDREQGQWFGGRIVPVSGVAGVAVAAEQRGRGLGRLVLTSLLSGARERGAALSSLFDTTPLPYRALGWEEIGALTYHTVAARVLAEIRPDPKITLRPATEADIPAVYELYRRVARASTGLMERSGTLFAATPAQLLADYHGFTVALDGAGDLVGYASWDRGPGYDASGKLTVDDLIGATPEATRTLLAMLGGWASVAPTIVLRLGAEDPVWSLLARVDAKVASAQPWMLRVVDAPAAIAARGWPRHLSGTADLSLTDDVCPWHQGDYRFVVDGGEARLEPGGTGAIRLTPRGLAAWYAGAASPDQLRRAGFLTGGDPASDDLLRTATAGPAPTLHDYF; encoded by the coding sequence GTGACGTATGAGGTGCGGCCGGTGCGGCCGGAGGAGCACAAGCTCGCGTGGGACCTGGGCAGCCTGGCGTTCGGGTATCACGAGCAGGCCATCCCGGACGGCTGGGCGGCCAGCGCGCCGGGCCGGACCACGCTGGGCGTGTTCGACGAAGCGGGACGGCTGGTCGCCAAGGCGGTGGACCGGGAGCAGGGCCAGTGGTTCGGCGGGCGGATCGTTCCGGTCAGCGGGGTCGCCGGGGTGGCGGTCGCGGCCGAGCAGCGCGGGCGCGGCCTGGGCCGGCTGGTGCTGACGAGCCTGCTGTCCGGTGCCCGGGAGCGGGGCGCGGCGCTCAGCTCGCTGTTCGACACCACCCCGCTGCCGTATCGGGCGCTGGGCTGGGAGGAGATCGGCGCGCTGACCTACCACACGGTGGCCGCGCGGGTGCTGGCCGAGATCCGGCCCGATCCGAAGATCACGCTGCGGCCCGCGACCGAGGCCGACATCCCGGCGGTGTACGAGCTGTACCGCCGGGTGGCGCGCGCGAGCACCGGCCTGATGGAGCGCTCCGGGACCCTGTTCGCGGCGACCCCGGCGCAGCTGCTGGCCGACTACCACGGCTTCACCGTCGCGCTCGACGGCGCGGGCGACCTGGTCGGGTACGCGAGCTGGGACCGCGGCCCCGGCTACGACGCGAGCGGCAAGCTCACCGTCGACGACCTGATCGGCGCCACCCCGGAGGCGACGCGCACGCTGCTGGCGATGCTCGGCGGCTGGGCCAGCGTCGCCCCGACCATCGTGCTCCGCCTCGGCGCCGAGGATCCGGTGTGGTCGCTGCTGGCCCGCGTGGACGCGAAGGTCGCCTCGGCCCAGCCCTGGATGCTCCGCGTGGTCGACGCCCCCGCCGCGATCGCCGCCCGTGGCTGGCCTCGCCATCTCTCCGGCACGGCCGACCTCTCGCTGACCGACGACGTCTGCCCCTGGCACCAGGGCGACTACCGCTTCGTGGTGGACGGCGGCGAGGCCCGCCTGGAGCCCGGCGGCACCGGCGCGATCCGCCTCACCCCGCGCGGCCTGGCCGCCTGGTACGCGGGCGCTGCCTCCCCCGACCAGCTCCGCCGCGCCGGCTTCCTCACCGGCGGCGACCCCGCGAGTGACGACCTCCTCCGCACCGCCACCGCCGGCCCCGCCCCCACCCTCCACGACTACTTCTGA
- a CDS encoding N-formylglutamate amidohydrolase, with protein MTLSVPVFRVAPGDASSPVILHVPHASRRVGDPAAAGLLLDGAALAVELDHMTDAHTDLIAEGAAGAARRRPWCFVNEWSRLIVDPERFPDDREVMRAVGMGAVYTRTSHGEPLRDPEPELERRLLDGHFHPYAAAMTALVDERLAATGRAIVIDVHSYPSQALPYELHGDGPRPPICLGTDTAHTPPRLRAAAREAFAGYEIALDTPFAGCYVPLKHYGTDARVTALMVEIRRDLYAAEPGGDPHDGLPRLVTALTTLIDALS; from the coding sequence GTGACCTTGTCCGTTCCGGTGTTCCGGGTCGCGCCCGGCGACGCTTCCTCGCCGGTGATCCTGCACGTGCCGCACGCCTCCCGGCGGGTCGGCGACCCGGCCGCGGCCGGTCTGCTGCTGGACGGGGCGGCGCTGGCCGTGGAGCTGGACCACATGACCGACGCGCACACCGACCTCATCGCCGAGGGCGCGGCCGGTGCGGCGCGGCGGCGGCCGTGGTGCTTCGTCAACGAGTGGTCGCGGCTGATCGTGGACCCGGAACGCTTCCCCGACGACCGCGAGGTGATGCGAGCCGTGGGCATGGGCGCGGTGTACACGCGCACCTCCCACGGCGAGCCGCTGCGCGACCCGGAGCCGGAGCTGGAGCGGCGGCTGCTGGACGGCCACTTCCACCCGTACGCGGCGGCCATGACGGCGCTGGTGGACGAGCGGCTGGCCGCGACCGGCCGGGCGATCGTGATCGACGTGCACTCGTACCCGTCCCAGGCGCTGCCCTACGAGCTGCACGGCGACGGCCCCCGCCCGCCGATCTGCCTGGGCACCGACACCGCGCACACTCCGCCCCGGCTGCGCGCCGCCGCCCGCGAGGCGTTCGCCGGCTACGAGATCGCCCTGGACACCCCCTTCGCCGGCTGCTACGTCCCCCTCAAGCACTACGGCACCGACGCTCGCGTGACGGCGCTGATGGTCGAGATCCGCCGTGACCTTTACGCCGCCGAACCCGGCGGCGATCCGCACGACGGCCTCCCCCGCCTCGTCACCGCCCTGACCACCCTGATCGACGCCCTCTCCTGA
- a CDS encoding maleylpyruvate isomerase N-terminal domain-containing protein, protein MSETDISADLAACAQAHARLHQTLDGLDDAAVRAPSLLPGWTVGHVLTHLARNADSVVRRLDGAARGELVEQYEGGQPGRAAQIEDGQGRGAAELVADVLAADAAVEAAFARTSAEVWQRQVKTGDGRLITASYLLFARWREVEVHHADLGLSYGWQQWPDGLVARWLPELLAGLAERGDERALAAWMLGRAPAPELRPWG, encoded by the coding sequence ATGTCCGAAACCGACATCAGCGCCGACCTGGCGGCCTGCGCCCAGGCCCACGCCCGGCTGCACCAGACCCTGGACGGTCTCGACGACGCGGCGGTGCGCGCACCGAGCCTGCTGCCCGGCTGGACCGTCGGCCACGTGCTCACCCACCTGGCCCGCAACGCCGACAGCGTGGTCCGCCGGCTGGACGGGGCGGCTCGGGGCGAGCTGGTCGAGCAGTACGAGGGCGGCCAGCCGGGCCGCGCCGCGCAGATCGAGGACGGGCAGGGGCGCGGCGCGGCGGAGCTGGTCGCCGACGTGCTCGCCGCCGACGCGGCCGTCGAGGCGGCGTTCGCGCGCACGTCGGCCGAGGTGTGGCAGCGCCAGGTGAAGACCGGCGACGGCCGCCTGATCACCGCCTCCTACCTGCTGTTCGCGCGCTGGCGCGAGGTCGAGGTGCACCACGCCGACCTCGGCCTGAGCTACGGCTGGCAGCAGTGGCCGGACGGGCTGGTCGCCCGCTGGCTGCCGGAGCTGCTCGCGGGACTGGCCGAGCGGGGCGACGAGCGGGCCCTGGCCGCCTGGATGCTGGGCCGCGCCCCCGCGCCGGAGCTACGCCCGTGGGGCTGA
- a CDS encoding NUDIX hydrolase, which produces MGEQAPRSADELLDIVDAHDRVVGQAVRAEAYARRLTHRCVFVLARDAAGRVFVHRRTPNKLVFPSYYDMWVGGVVGAGESYDEAALREAEEELGVTGLPAPAPLFTFRYETPEHSWFSALYEVRCELPVDPQPAEVAWHGFLTEDEIEQRLAEGGWTWVPDGLEAWHRLRAWRQAAG; this is translated from the coding sequence ATGGGGGAGCAGGCGCCGCGCTCGGCGGACGAGTTGCTGGACATCGTCGACGCGCACGACCGCGTCGTCGGGCAGGCCGTGCGCGCCGAGGCGTATGCCCGCAGGCTGACCCACCGCTGCGTGTTCGTGCTGGCCCGCGACGCGGCCGGGCGGGTGTTCGTGCACCGCCGCACCCCGAACAAGCTGGTCTTCCCGTCGTACTACGACATGTGGGTGGGCGGCGTGGTCGGCGCGGGGGAGTCCTACGACGAGGCGGCGCTGCGCGAGGCCGAGGAGGAGCTGGGCGTGACCGGCCTGCCCGCGCCCGCGCCGCTGTTCACGTTCCGGTACGAGACCCCGGAGCACAGCTGGTTCTCCGCGCTGTACGAGGTCCGCTGCGAGCTGCCGGTCGACCCGCAGCCGGCGGAGGTCGCCTGGCACGGCTTCCTCACCGAGGACGAGATCGAGCAGCGGCTGGCCGAGGGCGGCTGGACCTGGGTGCCCGACGGCCTGGAGGCCTGGCACCGGCTGCGCGCCTGGCGGCAGGCGGCCGGCTGA
- a CDS encoding sulfatase-like hydrolase/transferase — protein sequence MRYVMRRCRRLTLLLTAALALAAGLPLRPGAAAPPRPAAAPERPNVLLVVLDDARPEAMAALPRTTEWLADGTAYTQAVAATPSCGPSRATLLTGRYAHNHGVLHQADIGALDHTATLQRTLHDAGYATAAVGKFTNGWQLERTPPGFDHSALVGGGYTDARFMVDGRQRRVPYSTTFIGEQVNRYLDGFEAEDGKPWFVYASFTAPHAPYTPETRYAARTFAWQPSPAVGEADRGDKPAYVRRHKADQAAGDVIRLGQLRTLLSVDDALAAVREHLVRRGELADTLVVLVSDNSKFWGEHGLDEKFMPYAAAFRVPLYLSWPGHVPAGVDDRLASTVDVTPTVLAAAGLTAGYQLDGRDLRGPDRRDATLLEYWQDSHNGGYPTWSARYAPGDHQYTEYVEKDGTAGPREFYDLAADPWELVNLLGDKDPANDPDTAGDAATLAEWRQCAGAACP from the coding sequence GTGCGATACGTGATGCGCCGCTGCCGGAGGCTCACCCTGCTGCTGACCGCCGCCCTCGCCCTGGCGGCGGGGCTGCCACTGCGCCCGGGTGCGGCCGCGCCGCCCCGCCCCGCCGCGGCGCCCGAGCGGCCCAACGTGCTGCTGGTCGTGCTCGACGACGCGCGGCCCGAGGCGATGGCGGCGCTGCCCCGCACCACGGAGTGGCTGGCCGACGGGACCGCGTACACGCAGGCGGTCGCGGCGACGCCGAGCTGCGGGCCGAGCCGGGCCACGCTGCTGACCGGCCGGTACGCGCACAACCACGGCGTGCTGCACCAGGCCGACATCGGCGCGCTCGACCACACCGCCACGCTGCAGCGCACGCTGCACGACGCCGGTTACGCCACGGCCGCCGTCGGCAAGTTCACCAACGGCTGGCAGCTGGAGCGGACCCCGCCCGGTTTCGACCACTCGGCGCTGGTGGGCGGCGGCTACACCGACGCCCGGTTCATGGTGGACGGGAGGCAGCGGCGCGTGCCGTACTCGACGACGTTCATCGGCGAGCAGGTCAACCGCTACCTGGACGGGTTCGAGGCGGAAGACGGCAAGCCGTGGTTCGTGTACGCGAGCTTCACCGCGCCGCACGCGCCGTACACCCCGGAGACCCGCTACGCCGCCCGGACGTTCGCGTGGCAGCCGAGCCCGGCGGTCGGCGAGGCGGACCGCGGCGACAAGCCCGCGTACGTGCGCCGCCACAAGGCCGACCAGGCCGCCGGGGACGTCATCCGCCTCGGGCAGCTGCGCACCCTGCTGTCCGTCGACGACGCGCTGGCCGCCGTCCGCGAGCACCTGGTCCGGCGGGGGGAGCTGGCGGACACCCTGGTCGTGCTGGTGTCCGACAACAGCAAGTTCTGGGGCGAGCACGGGCTGGACGAGAAGTTCATGCCGTACGCCGCCGCGTTCCGGGTGCCGCTCTACCTGTCCTGGCCGGGGCACGTCCCGGCGGGCGTCGACGACCGGCTCGCCTCGACCGTCGACGTCACCCCGACCGTGCTCGCCGCGGCCGGGCTCACCGCCGGATACCAGCTGGACGGCCGTGACCTGCGCGGCCCGGACCGGCGGGACGCGACGCTGCTGGAGTACTGGCAGGACTCGCACAACGGCGGCTACCCGACCTGGTCCGCCCGCTACGCGCCCGGAGACCACCAGTACACGGAGTACGTCGAGAAGGACGGCACGGCCGGGCCGCGGGAGTTCTACGACCTGGCGGCCGACCCGTGGGAGCTGGTCAACCTGCTCGGCGACAAGGACCCGGCCAACGACCCGGACACGGCCGGGGACGCGGCGACGCTGGCCGAGTGGCGGCAGTGCGCGGGCGCCGCCTGCCCGTGA